From the Balearica regulorum gibbericeps isolate bBalReg1 chromosome 4, bBalReg1.pri, whole genome shotgun sequence genome, one window contains:
- the FGFBP1 gene encoding fibroblast growth factor-binding protein 1 yields the protein MRIKSFGLLCVLILVSQMLLANCERQKERKKGRQGIEDSGKKPESNQEHEKGQKSKGGKSSPKGKFKTKENAECTWAVTNMNAPTVHVECKHGNSKFWCEFSGDPSTCPQYAANQKSYWKQVSRSLKKQKQICQDPKSVLKSKVCRKGPQSAHLKLTRSSLVALVGSAKGNTVHVQTPAAVSVTEKKLEHSPQDCVEDVDYIDQKKVAEEYCPESLLSLCNFFITMVQDKKC from the coding sequence ATGAGGATCAAAAGCTTTGGACTCCTTTGTGTGTTGATTCTGGTCTCCCAGATGCTACTAGCCAACTgtgaaagacagaaggaaagaaaaaagggaagacaaGGCATAGAAGACAGTGGGAAAAAACCTGAATCTAATCAAGAACATGAAAAAGGGCAGAAgtcaaaaggaggaaaatcatCTCCTAAAGGCAagtttaaaaccaaagaaaatgctgaatgcaCCTGGGCAGTGACCAACATGAATGCTCCTACTGTGCACGTAGAGTGCAAGCATGGTAACAGCAAGTTCTGGTGCGAATTCTCTGGAGACCCTTCCACCTGTCCACAGTATGCAGCAAACCAGAAATCCTACTGGAAACAAGTCTCTCGATCCCtaaagaagcaaaagcagatCTGTCAAGACCCCAAAAGTGTCCTGAAATCTAAAGTATGTAGGAAAGGTCCACAAAGCGCTCATCTCAAGTTGACCCGCTCAAGCCTAGTAGCATTGGTGGGTTCTGCAAAAGGGAACACAGTTCATGTGCAGACTCCAGCAGCTGTctctgtgactgaaaaaaagctAGAACACAGTCCTCAAGACTGTGTTGAAGATGTAGATTATATTGATCAGAAAAAGGTGGCTGAGGAATACTGTCCAGaaagcttgctttctctctgcaaCTTTTTTATCACAATGGTGCAAGATAAAAAGTGTTGA